From the genome of Sediminibacter sp. Hel_I_10:
ACATGGCGCAGTGTTTCTCATGGCTGGCTCTAGTACCACTTGTCTTTTAGTAACTTCGGGCAATTGTTCTAAAACCAAGTTATTGTAACGCTCATTGGTTAAAATGAAAATATTTTCTTTTGGGATCAATTTCGCCAAACGGTGAAACGTTTTTTGAATTAAAGTATCTCCCGTTCCCAACATATCGTGAAACTGCTTAGGAAAACTTTCTGTACTTATTGGCCAAAACCTTGACCCTACTCCGCCTGCCATTAAAATGGCATAATAGTTTTTGTTCTTCATATTCGTTCAAACGCTTTCCAAAAAAAGGAAAGTCTTTTTATTAAACTTAATTTCTATGTAGCAAGGTATCTTTTAATATCTCATTGTTCAACTTCAGTTTAACTTTTCAAAAGTTCTACCTCAGCATTAGGGTTAAACAAATAAACTCTACCTGTGCGCAACTCCTTAGCTTCGTAACGCGTTCGTCTTTTGTCCCCAATTTTAAAAACTCTTCCATTGTACAACTGAAAATGACTACCAAAAGGTAACTCAAAAATATAAGTTTTATCGTTAGGTTCATCAAATTGCTTTAAAGCTAATGCTAAGTTAACATCACTATCACTACTCGCTCTTGGGTTTTTAAAGTGTTTTGCCAGCAATGGCAATAGTTTTGATGGAAAAATTTCAGGATTTAAAAACGGTAACATTAAATGCTGAAATGTGCGTTTCCATTCTAAACCATGTGGCTTTATCGTTCTACCGTAACGACTATAGGCTTCAAAATGAGCAATCTCATGAATAAGCGTTATTAAAAAACGATAGTGATTAAGATTAGAATTTACCGTGATTTGATGATTTCCGTTAGGCAAACGCCTATAATCGCCATGTCTTGTTTTCCGCTCCTTTTTCACCTTAACTACCAAGTGATCATGATCTAAAAGCTCAACCACCATGGCATAGGCATTCTCGGGAATATAAGTTTTGAGCATTTCCTGCATAGCACAAAAATAAGGGTATTGGCTATTATATTAATACAAAATATTGTCTTTAGGCTTGACGTTTTCTGGTAAATTGGTCTCATCCATATTACCTATCAATCTA
Proteins encoded in this window:
- a CDS encoding SprT-like domain-containing protein; amino-acid sequence: MQEMLKTYIPENAYAMVVELLDHDHLVVKVKKERKTRHGDYRRLPNGNHQITVNSNLNHYRFLITLIHEIAHFEAYSRYGRTIKPHGLEWKRTFQHLMLPFLNPEIFPSKLLPLLAKHFKNPRASSDSDVNLALALKQFDEPNDKTYIFELPFGSHFQLYNGRVFKIGDKRRTRYEAKELRTGRVYLFNPNAEVELLKS